One Hevea brasiliensis isolate MT/VB/25A 57/8 chromosome 5, ASM3005281v1, whole genome shotgun sequence genomic region harbors:
- the LOC110663076 gene encoding protein EIN4 isoform X2 gives MLRALAPGIFFLISYIMISVSALDNEFVNCNCDDEGFWSIHSILESQRVSDFLIAIAYFSIPIELLYFVSCSNFPFKWVLLQFIAFIILCGLTHLLTGWTYYGPHSFQLMLSLTVAKFLTALVSCATAITLLTLIPLLLKWKVRELFLKQNVLELDQEVGIMKKQKEASLHVRMLTQEIRKSLDKHTILYTTLVELSKTLDLHNCAVWMPNENRTEMNLTHELKPSSKRYHASIPVNDPDVLEIKDANGVKILRPDSALGVASGGGTEEAGALAAIRMPMLQVSNFKGGTPELVDTCYAILVLVLPVMNYRAWTYEEMEIVEVVADQVAVALSHASVLEESQLMREKLSEQNRALQQARKNAMMASQARNSFQKVMSHGMRRPMHSIAGLLSMFQDESMSFEQRIIIDTLMKTSNVVSTLINDVMEISAKDNGRFSLEVRPFRLHSMIKEASCLAKCFCVYKGFGFEIDVQSSLPDLAIGDERRAFQVILHMVGYLLNAYDGGGTVIFRVFSESGSEGKNDRMLGMWKPNAPEEYVCIKFEIEIKGGSSLSDGSVSTTHSSGRRQNGDEVKEGLSFSMCKKLVQMMQGNIWISQNSLGFAQSMTLILRFQIRPSYGRAIFASGAASEQPNSNSMFRGLRVIFADDDDVNRTVTKKLLEKLGCEVIAVSSGFECLSALSSAENSFGVVILDLQMPEMDGFEVAMRIRKFRSRNWPLIIALTASAEDNIWERCLQMGMNGVIRKPVLLQGMADELRRVLQRAGSDS, from the exons ATGTTAAGAGCATTAGCTCCTGGAATATTCTTTCTGATATCATATATTATGATCTCGGTCTCTGCCCTTGACAACGAGTTTGTTAATTGTAACTGCGATGATGAGGGTTTTTGGAGCATACATAGCATTCTGGAGAGTCAGAGGGTCAGTGATTTCTTGATTGCAATAGCGTATTTTTCAATACCTATCGAACTTCTTTACTTTGTTAGCTGCTCCAACTTTCCATTTAAATGGGTCCTCCTTCAGTTTATAGCTTTTATAATCCTTTGTGGATTGACGCATTTGCTCACTGGATGGACCTATTATGGGCCTCACTCATTTCAACTGATGCTGTCTCTCACCGTTGCCAAATTCCTTACTGCTTTGGTTTCATGTGCAACTGCAATAACACTTTTGACTTTGATTCCTCTTCTTCTCAAATGGAAAGTAAGAGAGCTTTTCTTGAAGCAAAATGTGTTGGAATTAGACCAAGAAGTTGGTATCATGAAAAAGCAGAAGGAAGCGAGTTTGCATGTCCGAATGCTAACCCAGGAAATCAGGAAGTCCCTCGATAAGCATACCATATTGTATACAACTTTGGTTGAGCTTTCTAAGACTTTGGATTTGCATAATTGTGCTGTATGGATGCCAAATGAGAATAGAACAGAGATGAATCTCACCCATGAGTTAAAACCAAGTTCTAAACGTTATCACGCTTCTATTCCTGTCAATGACCCGGATGTGTTAGAGATAAAAGATGCCAATGGGGTAAAGATTTTGAGGCCAGATTCGGCACTTGGGGTGGCAAGTGGTGGTGGTACTGAAGAGGCAGGTGCTTTGGCAGCAATTCGGATGCCAATGCTTCAGGTTTCAAATTTCAAAGGTGGCACACCTGAACTAGTGGATACTTGTTATGCTATACTTGTTTTGGTTCTTCCAGTTATGAATTATAGGGCTTGGACCTATGAGGAAATGGAAATAGTGGAAGTTGTTGCTGATCAAGTGGCTGTGGCATTATCTCATGCTTCAGTTCTTGAAGAATCTCAGCTAATGAGAGAGAAGCTGAGCGAGCAAAATCGTGCTTTGCAGCAAGCTAGGAAGAATGCTATGATGGCAAGTCAGGCAAGGAACTCGTTTCAGAAGGTGATGAGTCACGGGATGAGGAGGCCGATGCACTCAATTGCGGGCCTACTTTCAATGTTCCAAGATGAGAGCATGAGCTTTGAACAGAGGATTATTAttgatacattgatgaaaaccaGCAATGTTGTTTCAACTTTGATTAATGATGTGATGGAGATTTCAGCAAAAGATAATGGAAGGTTTTCATTAGAAGTGAGGCCTTTCCGTTTACACTCTATGATCAAGGAAGCTTCTTGTCTTGCTAAGTGCTTTTGTGTGTATAAAGGCTTTGGTTTTGAAATTGACGTTCAGAGTTCTTTGCCTGATTTAGCGATAGGGGATGAGCGGAGGGCTTTTCAAGTGATTCTGCATATGGTTGGATATCTATTGAATGCCTATGATGGAGGTGGGACTGTCATATTTCGGGTTTTCTCAGAGAGTGGTAGTGAGGGCAAGAatgatagaatgttggggatgtgGAAACCAAATGCTCCTGAGGAGTATGTGTGCATCAAGTTTGAGATCGAGATTAAGGGTGGAAGTTCTTTGTCAGATGGATCAGTCTCAACCACACATTCTTCTGGAAGAAGGCAAAACGGTGATGAAGTTAAGGAAGGCTTGAGCTTCAGCATGTGCAAAAAGCTTGTGCAG ATGATGCAAGGTAATATCTGGATATCTCAGAACTCTCTGGGTTTTGCACAAAGCATGACTTTGATTCTCAGGTTTCAAATCCGACCTTCTTATGGAAGAGCCATATTTGCCTCTGGAGCTGCCTCAGAACAACCTAATTCCAATTCTATGTTCAGAGGCCTCCGGGTTATATTTGCTGATGATGATGATGTTAATAGGACTGTGACCAAGAAGCTGCTTGAGAAGTTAGGTTGTGAAGTGATTGCTGTTTCATCTGGATTTGAATGCCTTAGTGCTCTTAGTTCTGCTGAAAATTCTTTTGGAGTTGTTATTTTGGATCTTCAGATGCCTGAAATGGATGGCTTTGAAGTGGCAATGAGAATCCGAAAGTTCCGAAGTCGTAATTGGCCATTGATTATAGCCTTGACTGCCAGTGCCGAGGATAATATTTGGGAGAGATGCCTACAGATGGGAatgaatggagtgattcgaaaaccTGTTCTCTTACAAGGAATGGCTGATGAACTTCGAAGAGTTCTGCAAAGGGCAG GTTCAGACTCGTAA
- the LOC110663076 gene encoding protein EIN4 isoform X1: MLRALAPGIFFLISYIMISVSALDNEFVNCNCDDEGFWSIHSILESQRVSDFLIAIAYFSIPIELLYFVSCSNFPFKWVLLQFIAFIILCGLTHLLTGWTYYGPHSFQLMLSLTVAKFLTALVSCATAITLLTLIPLLLKWKVRELFLKQNVLELDQEVGIMKKQKEASLHVRMLTQEIRKSLDKHTILYTTLVELSKTLDLHNCAVWMPNENRTEMNLTHELKPSSKRYHASIPVNDPDVLEIKDANGVKILRPDSALGVASGGGTEEAGALAAIRMPMLQVSNFKGGTPELVDTCYAILVLVLPVMNYRAWTYEEMEIVEVVADQVAVALSHASVLEESQLMREKLSEQNRALQQARKNAMMASQARNSFQKVMSHGMRRPMHSIAGLLSMFQDESMSFEQRIIIDTLMKTSNVVSTLINDVMEISAKDNGRFSLEVRPFRLHSMIKEASCLAKCFCVYKGFGFEIDVQSSLPDLAIGDERRAFQVILHMVGYLLNAYDGGGTVIFRVFSESGSEGKNDRMLGMWKPNAPEEYVCIKFEIEIKGGSSLSDGSVSTTHSSGRRQNGDEVKEGLSFSMCKKLVQMMQGNIWISQNSLGFAQSMTLILRFQIRPSYGRAIFASGAASEQPNSNSMFRGLRVIFADDDDVNRTVTKKLLEKLGCEVIAVSSGFECLSALSSAENSFGVVILDLQMPEMDGFEVAMRIRKFRSRNWPLIIALTASAEDNIWERCLQMGMNGVIRKPVLLQGMADELRRVLQRAEKSKRNFLHSEEEKVATLK, encoded by the exons ATGTTAAGAGCATTAGCTCCTGGAATATTCTTTCTGATATCATATATTATGATCTCGGTCTCTGCCCTTGACAACGAGTTTGTTAATTGTAACTGCGATGATGAGGGTTTTTGGAGCATACATAGCATTCTGGAGAGTCAGAGGGTCAGTGATTTCTTGATTGCAATAGCGTATTTTTCAATACCTATCGAACTTCTTTACTTTGTTAGCTGCTCCAACTTTCCATTTAAATGGGTCCTCCTTCAGTTTATAGCTTTTATAATCCTTTGTGGATTGACGCATTTGCTCACTGGATGGACCTATTATGGGCCTCACTCATTTCAACTGATGCTGTCTCTCACCGTTGCCAAATTCCTTACTGCTTTGGTTTCATGTGCAACTGCAATAACACTTTTGACTTTGATTCCTCTTCTTCTCAAATGGAAAGTAAGAGAGCTTTTCTTGAAGCAAAATGTGTTGGAATTAGACCAAGAAGTTGGTATCATGAAAAAGCAGAAGGAAGCGAGTTTGCATGTCCGAATGCTAACCCAGGAAATCAGGAAGTCCCTCGATAAGCATACCATATTGTATACAACTTTGGTTGAGCTTTCTAAGACTTTGGATTTGCATAATTGTGCTGTATGGATGCCAAATGAGAATAGAACAGAGATGAATCTCACCCATGAGTTAAAACCAAGTTCTAAACGTTATCACGCTTCTATTCCTGTCAATGACCCGGATGTGTTAGAGATAAAAGATGCCAATGGGGTAAAGATTTTGAGGCCAGATTCGGCACTTGGGGTGGCAAGTGGTGGTGGTACTGAAGAGGCAGGTGCTTTGGCAGCAATTCGGATGCCAATGCTTCAGGTTTCAAATTTCAAAGGTGGCACACCTGAACTAGTGGATACTTGTTATGCTATACTTGTTTTGGTTCTTCCAGTTATGAATTATAGGGCTTGGACCTATGAGGAAATGGAAATAGTGGAAGTTGTTGCTGATCAAGTGGCTGTGGCATTATCTCATGCTTCAGTTCTTGAAGAATCTCAGCTAATGAGAGAGAAGCTGAGCGAGCAAAATCGTGCTTTGCAGCAAGCTAGGAAGAATGCTATGATGGCAAGTCAGGCAAGGAACTCGTTTCAGAAGGTGATGAGTCACGGGATGAGGAGGCCGATGCACTCAATTGCGGGCCTACTTTCAATGTTCCAAGATGAGAGCATGAGCTTTGAACAGAGGATTATTAttgatacattgatgaaaaccaGCAATGTTGTTTCAACTTTGATTAATGATGTGATGGAGATTTCAGCAAAAGATAATGGAAGGTTTTCATTAGAAGTGAGGCCTTTCCGTTTACACTCTATGATCAAGGAAGCTTCTTGTCTTGCTAAGTGCTTTTGTGTGTATAAAGGCTTTGGTTTTGAAATTGACGTTCAGAGTTCTTTGCCTGATTTAGCGATAGGGGATGAGCGGAGGGCTTTTCAAGTGATTCTGCATATGGTTGGATATCTATTGAATGCCTATGATGGAGGTGGGACTGTCATATTTCGGGTTTTCTCAGAGAGTGGTAGTGAGGGCAAGAatgatagaatgttggggatgtgGAAACCAAATGCTCCTGAGGAGTATGTGTGCATCAAGTTTGAGATCGAGATTAAGGGTGGAAGTTCTTTGTCAGATGGATCAGTCTCAACCACACATTCTTCTGGAAGAAGGCAAAACGGTGATGAAGTTAAGGAAGGCTTGAGCTTCAGCATGTGCAAAAAGCTTGTGCAG ATGATGCAAGGTAATATCTGGATATCTCAGAACTCTCTGGGTTTTGCACAAAGCATGACTTTGATTCTCAGGTTTCAAATCCGACCTTCTTATGGAAGAGCCATATTTGCCTCTGGAGCTGCCTCAGAACAACCTAATTCCAATTCTATGTTCAGAGGCCTCCGGGTTATATTTGCTGATGATGATGATGTTAATAGGACTGTGACCAAGAAGCTGCTTGAGAAGTTAGGTTGTGAAGTGATTGCTGTTTCATCTGGATTTGAATGCCTTAGTGCTCTTAGTTCTGCTGAAAATTCTTTTGGAGTTGTTATTTTGGATCTTCAGATGCCTGAAATGGATGGCTTTGAAGTGGCAATGAGAATCCGAAAGTTCCGAAGTCGTAATTGGCCATTGATTATAGCCTTGACTGCCAGTGCCGAGGATAATATTTGGGAGAGATGCCTACAGATGGGAatgaatggagtgattcgaaaaccTGTTCTCTTACAAGGAATGGCTGATGAACTTCGAAGAGTTCTGCAAAGGGCAG AGAAAAGCAAAAGAAATTTTCTGCATTCAGAAGAAGAAAAGGTGGCCACTTTAAAATGA